The genomic interval tatttattattaattgttGATTAATTCAACTAGTGATAGTAAGTTATAAGATAAATATctctattatttatatttaatcataatatttttattatttactataattaattattgattaagtcAACGTAACTAATGATAACAagtttataatataaaaataaatctcttaatttccttgataataataatatttttattattaattattgattaagtcGAGTAATGAATGATAGGGAGTTaataagataaaaaataattttacatatattatGATATTGTGCCTAAGTTTGGATTTATTTTTGAACTCTATTTTAAAGAACTCGTACCAATCtagatatttttcaatttttaaattcataattttttttcatatattttcaatTTGCTCATCATCCCATATGATATATAATTTTGACTGTAACTTTAATATCATTTATTAAGACCAAAAGAATTCATATATTtctataataatattatattatccaTTTTAAACTAAGTtcctataaatttattttttaactcTACCTTGAAAAACACTTAATTTTTCATGATTTGATTGTTTATTTTTTCCATCTATTTTTAAACGTGGACGGTAttccaaacattttttttttcatttgcaatatttaaagataaatataaaaaaaattaatatatgtaATTCAATATAtaactaataaaaaataaaaagccgAGTACTAgcttagcttagttctctatacCATTATTCGGAATAAGAACACAGATATCatatctcctactatatcttTTATATAAAGCCATCATATAATGGATCCATGGTACACTGGTAGCGCGTCTGACTCCAGATTAGAAGGTTGCATGTTCGATTCTTGCTGGGTTCAATTGTCAAAATTTTTTCTTGCGACAACTATGGTAGGTATATCTACTTCGACAAGATAGATAGATCCATTTTGTTAAGTAGTCGAGACCagccggagagtttatagtctATATTAATAGTAACCGAagtattaatataaaattaatattaatgaagacattaaactcattaatgatgacattaaattcagtattaaatgatcataatttgatcattcaTTGCATGAAATGTGAGAGctcatatataaggaggctgAATCTTGAGCAAAGTAAGAAAAATAATGAGAGCGAAAGTAAAAGAGTTCCTCCATGAACAATAGCATTCGGGTGCATTATCAATTCGCCATGAACAATCATTGCTTGGTTGTATGTGTGGTTTTTGCTATTGTATTATGGGAAACAAACGACCCGagagaacctcgaagcacagtcggaggtgagacaaatctgtttcaagaaaactgTATTGAAAATAGGTCTCGGTATCTTAGTCagtgaattttttttctaattcggTGATTGACTCCCGATTCTATTACACACCGCATACTCTGCAACTTGAACCACTGGAAGGTTGGCATAACCAGTACCGCTGATAGTTTGAGATTATCCACTCAAGTAATCTCAATTAATAAGTTAGAAttcattttatataattttaattctataatttttctaatatttctaaCAACATATTGTCCAACATACCCTTCAAGTGGTTTACTTGGCCATCAAACACAATGCAACTAACGAAGTAAAGTGACAGATACTTTAGATCGAAGACATTCTATGTTACAAATGAGTGTCCTTGACTTGATGGTGATGCATGAGTTACAGAAAGGCATTGTTTTATTTGGCAAATTTGGAAAGAGTGTACTAAGAGCACAAAACTATATGAGGTCTGGGTTAAAGAAAACTATCCCAACAATTATTTGATATGAAAACAAGAGATCGATGAGAGCTTGATGCTAGCCTAATTGATAAGCTAGGTGAAATGTTTCAATCTTTTTGGGTAGTGCGATGGTTGAGAATTGAGATATAGGGATATAGGATGTTATCATATGAGATTTTGGAATCAAAATTCAGCGTATCTGAGCATGTCTTcttcaatgtcatggtcacctgCACTAATGTTAGTAGTCACTGATGATTTATcttctccgtgttgacctaggatGAATTGATAGAGGCGCTAGGACTaacgaatcaccttttgctaTATAGGTGAAATGTTTCAACATGTTTTGGAAATTGTGCTCTAACTGAGTCAAAGTTCAACAGATATGGACTCAGCATCTCACCACACAGAGCATCTCTGATCGACTTGATCTTAATTGTCTTCAATTAGATTTTGAGAGTTGGATTCCACTTTCAATCCCACCGGATGGTTGGTTCCACTTCCGCATCATGTTATATGTAAAAgtaaatttattaccaaaatcTTCAGTGGTCTCTTGAGGCATGTGATTTCTTCATCAATAACAATgatattacaaaaaaaaaatcagaagatcacaTAAACTCCTAACTAAATTCATAAAAGTTCatataattcaattaaaattttgatttttttttcatgaatttagcaatttccttttaaaattttaaaataaatatcaaCTATTATTGAATGTTTATGAAGATTGCTATCATTTGTTAGTTTAAAATCTCTtacaaattttataatttttaaaattttatctttaattatcatgttttttttactttgaaaaaagtttgaaattaacatagaattaaaattttatgatatttaaaatatggAATAGTACTTTCCAAATAGGttgattttttttacaaatttaatttcatcatttaaattttttgaaaaagttaatttttaaaatttcaaagttCAACTAAACAttcttcaaataaaaaaaaagtttgaaagtAAGCCTAAaagtatatatttatttttggtttttaaatttagatttaataaaaCATCCTATACAATATtatattgtttaaaaaattatataatattatggtaaaataataaatttacttAAATATATTGATTAAAATAAGACCAACAATTACTGAATTGGGAATTGATATATTTTAAGTTTATTATGGTAGTTTTTTCTCTATCTAATTCaaataacttttttaaaaaattaaatattattatttgagACTAATTATATATGTTATGaaatttaattatttgaaaaaaatagatttttaattatattaaaaatattaaatgacAAGATCATATACAATTATACATTAAAAATTCTTGGAATAAATTATTCAATTATAATTCGATGAtcaataaataaatttttccgtTAGATACTTTTATTTCACACTTCATGACGTAATATATCACATCTAAACAAAAAACAAGATTAATTTGTTTTATCATTAATGTAAATTaataggaaagaagaaaaaaaacacattaattaaaattcaaaactaaagtcTTGAAATATTAGACTGGTAGCTCCAACTCAGCTTGAGCATTCTTATTCGGTGTGGACTTGAAATAACAAGCATAGAGAATTAGTTGAGCAAGGCCAAAGAGAGTCCCCAAACCATTTGGAACCTAATGAAAGAAAGTGATAGAAAAATATATGTTTATTTATCAATCAAGATTATTTATATGGAATTCAATATATAAATACTTACGAGGAGATTGATATCGAAGGGGAGGAAGCCATAGCTAGTCCAACAAACTCCATTGAGGAAGCTAGCAAGAGAAAGTGTGAAGGGCATGAACTCCACACTCTTTGTTTGAATCACTAGTTTCTACAAaagtataataatatataaatccaTGAGACACATGCACacactctctctatatatattatatataaatataattcaaagttaaattagATATTATTGGATAGAATGCTCTTACCATCACCACGAGAGGAGAGGCATACATGCAAGTTCCAAAGATGATACAGAGGATACCCACTACTAAGGATCTCTTAGTGGTTGTGTAGATCAACAAAAGCACTGAAGTTACTACAACAATCATGAACACCGTCTCAAGTGCTAATAATTTCATGACCTTCAACTAAATTAGATTTATATGAGTAGATTGGTTAGGGAGAAGTTTTATATGGTACAAATATGATAGAGGAAAAAAATAATGGACATGTTATACTTACGCGACTTTGGCGAGAAGCATAGATTAAGAAAACAGTGAGGTAGAATACTTCAAAGGCTATACCAATGCTATTGATGGTGATCACGAGAAGACTATTAGGGTGGACAATGGGCAACCcatagaaaaaccaaagcaagcAATTGAGTAATGTAGCGAGGTAAGGGATTGGCGAAAACTTCTTCACATCCTTGCTCTTGATGATTTGTATATACGTCGGCCTATAAATCATGGAAGAGTTGCATTTAAATTAACATACAATCTTTCTAAGTAATTATCAAtaacaagaaaaataaagaagtttAAAATCTTACATGGGCGACAAAAACAAACCACACGAGATTACATTGCCTGCAATGAACATGATTTTTCTTCATCATAGATCATGAAAGATGAAACAATTGATTATTACATTACCTGTCACGCCGATGATGGTACGGATCATGCTTTGGTTTGCAATAATCATCTTTAGTATAGTATTGTTAACTCAAACAATGCCTTGTAAATCAATGAAAAATAAGATCAAATCAAATATACATTTCCATCTTCACCCAAGTTAATTACTCATAAAGGAAGAACATattgaaaaaacaaaacaaataatTTGTACATATACCAAAAAGAATGTGATGTCTAAATGGTATTGCGATAACTCCTCTACTCTTCCACGCCGGCACTCTCTTTTGCTCTAGAGCTTCTTTCTCCTGTATCGATGTAATTGCAAAGGTTGGTTTTTATAGCCTATTGTAGCCAATCATAAGTCACCGGAAGAGGACAAGTTCGTGATATTTATTATAATATCTACATATAATTATGTCATTATTCTTTGAACTTCTTATATTATTATTGGACTTGGTGAATTTTTTAAAGATTCTACATAAACCAtttatgaaccaagtaaaacttaattttattaattaacatAACGAATTAAAAGGAATGGtctttttagttaatttaatggattaaattttatttaataatttgacACGGAATTACTAATTTAAAATAATGTTCTTACCATTTAAGGGAATTAAGCTTTCGGaaataagagaattttaaaagctttgaattatttaaatatttcataaagaaacGGTTAAATAATATGGATAAATTAAAAGAGTTAATTTTCCTTGATAACGAGTAacgattttattattttattaattattgattaagaCAATTAATAATACCAAGTCAATTAATGAGTTAATTGAGtaagtcaattaaaaataaatatctcACTTCTTTTTTCATTTACAAAATATCTTACAATATTAAAAACCTCATCTCTTTTATATTATCTCGGCTCCTCTCTTCTACTTGGTCTCATCTTTCATTTTTTATCGAGAGTTCCAATGTCCTTCCCTTGACAGCTAGCTCTTAATCATTTCTTTAAACTGATATTGATATGGTTGGTAATGGAGGGGTCCATGAGGAAAGGGTTAGAAAAGTCAAGGTCATATGAcggttgatccggcggtaaaaatccggaaccccataaggagtcaacgctgaggggaggtcaaagggtctagTGGTTCGccagaaaagggcaagccgaccggactcagaagaaagggaaatctgatagtaaaaggcaccctggtagggaccagggttccgacgctcaaataaaacagTGCGTAATGActgagcggaaggaggtgccgcccggacggcgcaaagaatcaagcccgtccggacgacgttcatcgcccgctcggcgAGCCCGGCACCcccgtcagacggtgggtaaaagacggggacatctgctgacagccgtcaagtcatatggctatgccatacttctagtctgacagcGGGTGGTCCTGCCATCCCATCAAAGGACATGCTTGACGGTGgtagcatggtgtcaggtaagctctctgacaagtgcataccatggtatgggttgctgacacgtacgcacctcggtaggcgtgcatcagttccttctccatcctatataaagaggctattacttcgccgaaggtacgcatgatacaagcttggcagccattttttccaccacttacctgacttgagcgtcggagggtcgtcgccgggaaccccttcccggctagactcTTGTGCAGGATCGTTggagcttcgttcgaccagccggagattcacttcatcgactaggagcgtgccacgtgcccagcgtcctttggttcaacgattcggacaggatcaaattggcgccgtctgtgggaacgccgatcggaaacaatggacgaggctggacgacaacacacggtggcgctttctagggaagaactcgacgctctggtcgagataagggcgcCAAAATTGTTGAACAAAGACAAAAAGCAGCAGCCGACCGttcggagcaacaagcaacatctgcgtcgggtggccgagcggaagcacctccagccaccgtcgcattccatcgggccttatttcgcactcctgaagccgtaccagcccgaagagatagaggatcttcttcataagaaatgccaaggcgagacgacagaaaggggaaagctccccgagcggacccatctcccgagcggaccaatcgccaattctcggaggctattctacgagaccctctacccaagcactacgtgcctccgacgatcggcgagtacaatggaacaacggacccggatgaccatccgggaagtttgacaacacagccacgctccaccaatacaccgatggagtaaaatgccgcgtcttcttaccaccctctcgggtcgcgcaacggtggttccggaggctgctgacggatccatcacgagcttcaaggaattcgaacggccttcctccaccacttcgcaagtgGCCGGcagtatcaaaagacaagtcacaatttgttcgccatcaagcaagagccgaagAAGCTTTGAGGGTCTACATCaagagattcaaccaagtggTGATGGAAGTGTCATCAGCCACTTCAGAGattgatgaacgccttcacgcaaggccttgcggatggggacttcttccggtcgctcatccgaaagccgcccgagactatgatcacatgctacatcgagccaacgaatatataaatgtggaagaagcgcaagccttCGGAAAAGGAAGCTCCAGGCGGGCACctactcatgccgagcggaaCAAGACACCGCTCGCAgcccacctagaggaccgaggcCGATGCAATCCGATCCCCCATGCCATCTCACGAGGTGGCTTCCGctcgcccaagccaaagaagaggtggaccctatGTTCGCACCTTCCACCGAGACACGCACAACACGAGGATTGCCAAGCCTTCCTTTGTATCCAACTCGCTCCTGTGAAAgcaacgacggtctcctcccatcgacaggagacataggacccatgaagccgaccggacccgcaccgagagacgacatcagcagacacccgagcggcaccgatctccgaggcaggagaatcgccgggcgtccagagaacggtcacgaccgtccgctcgggaagaggaaaaccggAACAATActgcccgaggcgagatcaacgttattgccggcggaccgaccggaggagactccaatcgagccagaaaggcgggcgtccgacagctgcagatccacgcggtcggctgtagccaagagcgggcaagtggaccggaaatcactttcgtgttggtgcaaccttaggtcaaggttgacctggttgacccgactcgagttgacgtgactcgagttgtattttgatgtttgacttgggaagattgtcggtgcaaccttaggtcaaggttgacctagttgtgttgcatgttgatgtttgacactcgtgagagagttctattcttgatgtgggacaagaatagatgtttgggagattattggtgcaaccgtaggtcaaggttgacctggttgacctgattcgggaaaagtccaagtataaagacttggcacggaaaagtccaagcagggagcttggcactggaaaagtccaagtatggagacttggcacggaaaagtccaagcagggagcttggcacgtgaaaagtccaagtatggagacttggcacggaaaagtcagtGGAgttgggcagtgggaaaatcctagtgagtgaagctaggtgaaggtgaaagtcccggtgagtgaaggcagtcggaaaatctggtgagtgaagcggtgaaaatcctagtgagtgaagctaggtgaatgagaaagtcctagctgggatgttaggcggtgggaaagtcccgtgagtgaagcaggcggtgggaaagtcccgtgagtgaagccagaaggagaaagtcctaggatgttaggcggtgtggaaatctcgtgagtgaagccgtgaaagtcccgtgagtgaagccgtgcaaggaaaatccagatggatcgggatgaacttctggtgttggaaagtccaagtaggtcaaaggattgaccgacacttggcgagggagttctagcagtcaagggagtgaccgatgctagggatgaagtaccaataggtcaaggttgaccggatattggtttgaagtcttgggacttggtttgggcaaaaccattcggatcggtcaccggaccgatcggtgtaCTGTTTGCTCGACGGGTGACCGATCGATACGAACGAAGCTCGTTTTGCATCGAtcggccggtgaccgatcgatagtTCTGATCGGCGCCGCACCGATCGAAAACCATCGAGGCGCAAAGAGTTCGGgagagaagctgatcggtctacggaccgatcaggaggttcctgatcggtccgatcggtctgtggaccgatcaggaggttccctgacggtccatggaccgatcagagacggaacagaagcaaagTTAGGGAATGGATCGTCCGGACCGATCCATATGGAGCCCGGTCGTCCATAGACCGATTCTGACGCAACGCCAGATTTCTTCGTGTTTTCTTGCTTTCTTCGCAGTTATAAAGGGCCGCgagcctctcttcttcttcttcctccttccctaagtgctttgtgcttgagctttgttgagctcgttcaaagcttcgcgtgagcttccggcatcgtttgaagctgctgcttcatccggactcgagtcgacgagaaagcaagattggtagagtgcttgagtattcttattgtatttcttgcttattctttgtacttgtactttttgtttgctgttgcaaacgtttgtggcgaggtttctccacccacaaggagtatattgtattagccggttctccggggactcatccaccgacggattgactggactcgtccaccttacggacacgccgaggagtaggagccctaatctccgaacctcgttacatccttgcgttgaggtttgatttcttctcctgttttatttccgctgcactaacctaatcgtaggaagaaacgagtaatttggggtcggctattcacacccccctctctagccgcgtacaaaggatcctaacaagtggtatcagagcgaaggttcgctcttcatcggatcaacacccgtgggagcaaagctagagaatggatctctatggagaagacgtcaccattccacccttctacgaatgcggcgacttcgcgtattggaaggtaaggatgaagtattttcttatgactaacataatgaattggttttgtgtacaagaaggatttactcctccggtggataaggaaggaaaaccacttgagaagaaggagtggacaagagaacaaattcacaaatccgaaatcaacgaagaggtaacgaaaataattgaattttcattgcctactaacatcttgtgtaagataggttacaacaatgccaaggaattatgggataacttggcaaAGTACCATGAgtagagctccacttcaagccatgaagaggagcctagtgagccaagtagctcacatcatggagggagcaaattagaagttgagggttactcaacatctaaggacgaagaggaggaaagttcttcttcaagttcggagcaagaagaagaagcttctacctccgaaagagatgaagaagagagctcgcatccaccctcaaccctaggtaactcgagcaatttaagttcaattaaattacacattatgtgctttgagtgtagggaacatggacattacaagagtaagtgtccaaagagggtaagaaagactccaccggcgccaaaggtcaaggtagccggagtcccgacacgcaagggcaaggagcacgtggtgtgcttccaatgcaagcgaaggggacattatcggagtcattgtccgagggggaggcaacctcacaagagcaagagaccgagcacttctatagggggagctaaggcaaaccctaaggtatcatttaagtctcattcgtgcaatactagtaagatgcatgctagaaattttattgcactagtcaataatgataagcatgataacattagaaatcgatacacatgcttaggtgccaaacatgtgagcctagataaggataacactaggaaagccaaccctagaattacctcatctaaggttaaggagaacctaggtaggaatcccaaatcaactagacacatgcctaggaatgcctcaaagaaaaatgacaaatcaaaaattgaggtactagagaaggagaatcaagtcttgaggtcaagacttgatactttggaaaatgctcttaagaacttggagaagtcatctctagggtttaagggtcaaaaaccaatgtccaaggacaaaaagggtttgggtcacaaacttaagtcccaagtggtcaagcccacttatcataatgttccattcgattatggaacaaaacctagggctaggaagaccattgccaaggtcacaaggggagtcacccctagagttgatcttgatgagtcccaaatggccaaggctttaaagcctaagagggtcattaggagggttgctagggaagttatccctagtgaatatttagtgaacccaatgagctcaagtaggtattgggttcctaggagcattttctctaccccatagatgggttagagagtgtcaactccaataagaagggtagttaacccaactttgaggaaattgacactcaaggagcattttcaaggttttgttaacctttgaaaatgaaatagaattactagttactccttgaagagctaaatgtgcctaatggtggaaatatcatttttaatcttaagtggcacaatttgaggaaaacctagggaaataccataattgggattttggtttcccttagggatataagggcaatctaggattagatgttaaattagctaagtgattaaggatacttagataggtaatctaggtatttcatttgtgctaacttaccatgattgtttgccatatgccatgtcatgacatcatatttaatttatgatcatttgaaatgtcatgataatgcttaggttatttatatgtcatgctttagttaaaattcaaactttatgccatgacatcatgacattggcacatgtttttacttatgatatcattatatgccatgtcatcatctcttgcattataatcaataaaattgatttaaggacaaacatataatttgatattgagatcaaattgatgtttagaaaatgcatgagaacttagcctaagttgaccttaacccatatctcacatcaaattgacttgaatgtggtttgatacaccttagatgtgtgtgagatattaggatcatgagttaggatcaaagtGCATAgttttttgtacctagatgagcctaattcaagaaaaggaggatcatagggaaagcttgtgtacaagtcatgtacatctagccctaagattatggtcctaaattcaaatgattttaaaagcattttaaaattgatttgaaaaaccttgatgaagctttcctagtgatagcattcatcattgaacattgtgatacaaagttgagttaaacttgaactatttcaaagtttttgaactttgtatcaagattgaaaaatggaaactattttcatagaaaattatttttccgtgatagtatatggtatgaggagtgtatcctcaaaattttacgatttttggaattttctggaatttattaggagtttctgaatttccggaagggaaatcagaaatctctgatttcagagtatggatcggtcaccggaccgatccagggaagttctgatcggtccggtgaccgatcggtgacgatccAGTTCGATCAatgtggatcggtccgggaccgatcaatgggatctgatcggtccggtgaccgatcagagcgtgtcaAAGCTGAATTTCATTGTTGTCCGAAATTTCAGATTTGGAAGTTGGGTTtttgatttctaaaggtttgaaactctccaagacattattggtgcaatggtcaaggggagttgacttttaggggagttttactccaaaagatttttaaggattagtgatatgggattatcactaagttgattattgagtttagtatcaaggggaaattaagagtttcaatgaaaggtatgggacttaggaagaaactcttgaccttgatactctccttttcttttgatgtgtgtcaaaagggagagtgttcattggagaattattgagaACCCAAGttgggttatcgggttaacctaagctaggaaagaatgtcaaggaatgttcaaggaagaacattggaattcttttgatgtgtgtcaaaaggggagaattatggagaacccaagttaggttatcgggttaacctaagggagaatgtccagagaatgttcaaggaaagaacattggacattggaagatgattgaaaacctaagttaggttatcgttaacctaacttgattatggttttgtcaaacatcaaaaggattgttggtgcaaccttaggtcaaggttgactggttgacccgactcgatgacgtgactcgagttgtattttgatgtttgacttgggaagattgtctgcaaccttaggtcaaggttgacctagttgtgttgcatgttgatgtttgacactggtgagagagttctattcttgatgtgggacaagaatagatgtttgagattattggtgcaaccgtaggtcaaggttgaccggtgaactgattcggaaaagtccaagtataaagacttacacggagaagtccaagcaggagcttggcaatcgaaaagtccaagtatggagacttggcacggaaaagcaggaagcttggcacgtgaaaagtccaagtatggagacttggcacgggaaagtcc from Zingiber officinale cultivar Zhangliang chromosome 6B, Zo_v1.1, whole genome shotgun sequence carries:
- the LOC121991196 gene encoding bidirectional sugar transporter SWEET5-like; amino-acid sequence: MIIANQSMIRTIIGVTGNVISCGLFLSPMPTYIQIIKSKDVKKFSPIPYLATLLNCLLWFFYGLPIVHPNSLLVITINSIGIAFEVFYLTVFLIYASRQSRLKVMKLLALETVFMIVVVTSVLLLIYTTTKRSLVVGILCIIFGTCMYASPLVVMKLVIQTKSVEFMPFTLSLASFLNGVCWTSYGFLPFDINLLVPNGLGTLFGLAQLILYACYFKSTPNKNAQAELELPV